Proteins encoded in a region of the Paramagnetospirillum magneticum AMB-1 genome:
- a CDS encoding RidA family protein, whose product MSGPISQRLKQLGIELPTPPAAVANYVPFVISGNLLFVSGQLPLENGKLAVTGKLGDGVTVEDGIRAARLCAINLLAQARAGAGGDLERIRRLVRLTAFVASAPSFTDQPKVINGASDLMVEVLGEAGRHARVAVGAPALPLDASVEIEGIFELA is encoded by the coding sequence ATGAGCGGCCCCATCAGCCAACGCCTGAAGCAATTGGGCATCGAACTGCCCACCCCGCCCGCGGCGGTGGCCAATTACGTCCCCTTCGTGATCAGCGGCAATCTGCTGTTCGTCTCCGGGCAATTGCCCCTGGAGAACGGCAAGCTGGCCGTGACCGGCAAGCTGGGTGACGGCGTCACGGTCGAGGACGGCATCCGGGCGGCGCGGCTTTGCGCCATCAATCTGCTGGCCCAGGCCCGCGCCGGTGCCGGAGGGGACCTGGAGCGCATCCGCCGTCTGGTCAGGCTGACCGCCTTTGTGGCGTCGGCCCCCTCGTTCACCGATCAGCCCAAGGTGATCAACGGCGCCTCCGACCTGATGGTCGAGGTGTTGGGCGAGGCCGGTCGCCACGCCCGGGTCGCGGTGGGCGCGCCGGCCCTGCCGCTGGATGCGTCGGTGGAGATCGAGGGAATTTTCGAGCTGGCCTGA
- a CDS encoding GGDEF domain-containing protein, with amino-acid sequence MSEIFDLFLPTRQSAFVQRRRSLLILSRVRLVALTFAVLTPLWIPVDLVIFETTLAMYLAALRVMASIAFVLLALSFRGSDSVAVARWGLVWLLTIPTVFFLISHPLLAQFAINDPAQQVIAAGYAFLPFVMVAGLSVFPITALEGALLGLPLVVAYFLTGVLGYQLLPFASHLGAQWLLLLLAMVATLSGMSQLHFMSQLVDQSSHDGLTRAYNRRVGEEMLVQQFVTAARSKIPLSLAFVDLDNFKSINDKYGHEEGDNALRIASASLRKVLRRGDILIRWGGEEFIAVMPNTDPAGAAIAIARLRSAGLGIRPDGRPLTASIGVAERLTDGIESWNELVERADHRMYAAKQSGKDRVIGCGDLVLGETVSQALA; translated from the coding sequence ATGTCGGAGATCTTCGACCTGTTTCTGCCCACCCGCCAGTCGGCCTTTGTGCAGCGTCGTCGTTCTCTTCTGATTCTGTCGCGCGTCCGGCTGGTGGCATTGACCTTTGCCGTGCTGACGCCGCTGTGGATCCCCGTCGACCTGGTTATTTTCGAGACGACGCTGGCCATGTACCTGGCGGCACTGCGCGTGATGGCCTCCATTGCCTTCGTGTTGCTGGCTCTGTCCTTCCGCGGTTCGGACAGTGTGGCGGTGGCCCGCTGGGGGCTGGTGTGGCTGCTGACCATTCCCACGGTGTTCTTCCTGATCAGCCATCCGTTGCTGGCGCAATTCGCCATCAATGACCCGGCGCAGCAGGTGATTGCCGCCGGCTACGCCTTCCTGCCGTTCGTCATGGTGGCCGGTCTGTCGGTCTTCCCCATTACCGCGCTGGAAGGGGCTCTGCTGGGGCTGCCGCTGGTCGTGGCCTATTTTCTGACCGGAGTTCTGGGCTATCAGCTGCTGCCGTTCGCCTCCCATCTGGGGGCCCAGTGGCTGCTGCTGCTGCTGGCCATGGTGGCGACGCTGTCGGGCATGAGCCAACTGCACTTCATGAGCCAGCTGGTGGATCAGTCGTCCCATGACGGCTTGACCCGGGCCTATAACCGCCGGGTGGGCGAGGAGATGCTGGTCCAGCAATTCGTCACCGCCGCGCGCTCGAAGATCCCGCTGTCGCTGGCTTTCGTCGATCTGGACAACTTCAAGTCCATCAACGACAAGTACGGACACGAGGAAGGCGACAACGCCCTGCGGATCGCCTCGGCCTCGCTGCGCAAGGTGCTGCGCCGGGGCGACATCCTGATTCGCTGGGGGGGCGAGGAATTCATCGCCGTGATGCCCAACACCGACCCCGCCGGCGCGGCCATCGCCATCGCCCGGCTGCGCTCGGCCGGTCTTGGCATCCGCCCCGACGGGCGGCCGCTGACCGCCTCCATCGGCGTGGCCGAACGGCTGACCGACGGCATCGAGAGTTGGAACGAGCTGGTGGAGCGTGCCGATCACCGCATGTATGCCGCCAAGCAATCGGGCAAGGACCGGGTGATCGGCTGTGGTGACCTGGTACTGGGAGAGACCGTCTCTCAGGCCCTGGCCTGA
- the paaI gene encoding hydroxyphenylacetyl-CoA thioesterase PaaI, which translates to MPQRASDETQRQALAERVGAAIGERDTASRLLGTVLDAIRPGYARMSLTVSDQMLNGVGIGHGGITYTLADTAFAYACNSYNRPAVALSCTITYPAAARLGDRLTAECREVHRKGRNGTYDCTVTNQSGEVVALFRGQCRILEGHIVEGSP; encoded by the coding sequence ATGCCCCAAAGGGCAAGCGACGAGACCCAACGCCAGGCGCTGGCCGAACGCGTCGGCGCCGCCATCGGCGAGCGCGATACCGCGTCCCGGTTGCTGGGCACCGTGCTCGACGCCATCCGTCCCGGCTATGCCCGCATGTCCCTGACCGTCAGCGACCAGATGCTGAACGGCGTCGGCATCGGCCACGGCGGCATCACCTATACCCTGGCCGACACCGCCTTCGCCTATGCCTGCAATTCCTACAACCGGCCGGCGGTCGCCCTGTCTTGCACCATCACCTATCCGGCGGCGGCCCGGCTGGGCGATCGGTTGACCGCCGAATGCCGCGAAGTGCACCGCAAGGGGCGCAACGGCACCTATGACTGCACCGTCACCAATCAGAGCGGCGAGGTGGTCGCCCTGTTCCGCGGCCAGTGCCGCATTCTCGAAGGCCATATCGTCGAAGGAAGCCCATAG
- the pcaF gene encoding 3-oxoadipyl-CoA thiolase has protein sequence MTEALICDYTRTPIGRYAGSLAGVRTDDLAAHPIKALMARHAGLDWSRVDEVAYGCANQAGEDNRNVARMALLLAGLPHSIGGTTLNRLCGSGMDAVGYAARAVMTGEAELMIAGGVESMSRAPFVMNKADSAFSRDARLYDTTIGWRFVNALMEKAYGTDSMPETAENVAEQFNISREDQDAFAARSQAKASAAQKNGRFAQEISPVTLPARKGDPVVVSHDEHPRETTVEALAKLKAPFRAGGSITAGNASGVNDGAAALLIASPAAAKAHGLTPIARILGMATAGVEPRIMGIGPVPATQKLLARLGLTMADLDVMEFNEAFAAQALACTRQLGLADDDQRVNPNGGAIALGHPLGMSGARIVGTAALQLAQTGGRRALSTMCIGVGQGIAMAIERV, from the coding sequence ATGACCGAAGCGCTGATCTGCGACTACACCCGCACCCCCATCGGCCGCTATGCGGGCAGCCTGGCCGGCGTGCGCACCGACGATCTGGCCGCCCACCCCATCAAGGCCCTGATGGCCCGCCATGCCGGCCTGGACTGGAGCCGGGTGGACGAGGTGGCCTATGGCTGCGCCAACCAGGCGGGCGAGGACAACCGCAACGTAGCCCGCATGGCCCTGCTGCTGGCCGGACTGCCCCATTCCATCGGCGGCACCACCCTGAACCGCCTGTGCGGCTCGGGCATGGACGCGGTGGGCTACGCTGCCCGGGCCGTCATGACCGGCGAGGCCGAGCTGATGATCGCCGGCGGCGTGGAAAGCATGAGCCGCGCCCCCTTCGTCATGAACAAGGCCGACAGCGCCTTTTCCCGCGATGCCCGCCTCTACGACACCACCATCGGCTGGCGCTTCGTCAATGCCCTGATGGAGAAAGCCTACGGCACCGATTCCATGCCGGAAACCGCCGAGAACGTGGCCGAGCAGTTCAACATCTCGCGCGAGGATCAGGACGCCTTCGCGGCCCGCTCCCAGGCCAAGGCCTCGGCGGCGCAGAAGAACGGCCGCTTCGCCCAGGAAATCTCGCCGGTCACCCTGCCGGCCCGCAAGGGCGATCCCGTGGTGGTGAGCCATGACGAGCACCCGCGCGAGACCACCGTCGAAGCCCTGGCCAAGCTGAAGGCGCCCTTCCGCGCCGGCGGCTCCATCACCGCGGGCAACGCATCGGGCGTCAATGACGGCGCCGCGGCCCTGCTGATCGCCTCGCCCGCCGCCGCCAAGGCCCACGGCCTCACCCCCATCGCCCGCATCCTGGGCATGGCCACCGCCGGGGTCGAGCCGCGCATCATGGGCATCGGCCCGGTGCCGGCCACCCAAAAGCTGCTGGCCCGTCTGGGCCTGACCATGGCCGATCTCGACGTCATGGAGTTCAACGAGGCCTTCGCCGCCCAGGCCCTGGCCTGTACCCGCCAGCTGGGTCTGGCCGATGACGACCAGCGGGTCAACCCCAACGGCGGCGCCATCGCGCTGGGTCATCCGCTGGGCATGAGCGGCGCCCGCATCGTCGGCACCGCCGCCCTGCAACTGGCCCAGACCGGCGGCCGCCGGGCGCTGTCCACCATGTGCATCGGCGTCGGCCAAGGCATCGCCATGGCCATTGAGAGAGTTTAA
- the paaK gene encoding phenylacetate--CoA ligase PaaK gives MSKTAHRRVPPAKDLLDPIEIASRDQITALQTERMKWSLTHAYNNVEHYRNKCREKGVHPDDFKELKDLAKFPFTTKSDLRDTYPFGMFAVPMDEVVRVHASSGTTGKPTVVGYTQNDIDMWANVMARSIRAAGGRRSDKCHVSYGYGLFTGGLGAHYGAERLGCTVIPMSGGQTEKQIQLIMDFKPEIIMVTPSYMLAIADEMDRQGIDTKTCPLQVGIFGAEPWTGAMREEIEVRMGIEAVDIYGLSEVIGPGVACECVETKDGLHLWEDHFYPEIIDPHTGEVLPDGSMGELVFTSLTKEALPIIRYRTRDLTQLLPGTARSMRRMGKITGRSDDMLIIRGVNVFPTQIEELILKDYRLAPHYQLEVTRDGHLDSVAVNVEVRADQPYDDSALEAASKDLQHHIKSYIGISTKVNVLAPNSIERSMGKARRVIDKRPKA, from the coding sequence ATGTCTAAGACCGCGCATCGCCGGGTTCCGCCGGCGAAAGACCTGCTCGACCCCATCGAGATCGCCAGCCGCGACCAGATCACCGCTTTGCAGACCGAGCGCATGAAATGGTCCCTGACCCATGCCTACAACAATGTCGAGCACTACCGGAACAAGTGCCGGGAAAAGGGCGTCCACCCCGACGACTTCAAGGAATTGAAGGATCTGGCCAAGTTCCCCTTCACCACCAAGTCCGATCTGCGCGACACCTATCCCTTCGGCATGTTCGCCGTGCCCATGGATGAGGTGGTCCGCGTCCACGCCAGTTCGGGCACCACCGGCAAGCCCACCGTGGTCGGCTATACCCAGAACGACATCGACATGTGGGCGAACGTGATGGCGCGGTCCATCCGCGCCGCCGGCGGGCGCCGCTCGGACAAGTGCCACGTCTCCTACGGCTATGGCCTGTTCACCGGCGGACTGGGCGCCCATTACGGCGCCGAACGCCTGGGCTGCACCGTCATCCCCATGTCGGGCGGCCAGACGGAAAAGCAGATCCAGCTGATCATGGACTTCAAGCCCGAGATCATCATGGTCACCCCCAGCTACATGCTGGCCATCGCCGATGAGATGGACCGCCAGGGCATCGACACCAAGACCTGTCCGCTGCAGGTGGGCATTTTCGGCGCCGAGCCCTGGACCGGAGCCATGCGCGAGGAAATCGAGGTCCGCATGGGCATCGAGGCGGTGGACATCTACGGCCTGTCGGAAGTGATCGGCCCCGGCGTCGCCTGCGAATGCGTCGAGACCAAGGATGGCCTGCATCTGTGGGAAGACCACTTCTATCCCGAGATCATCGATCCCCATACGGGCGAGGTCCTGCCCGACGGCTCCATGGGCGAGCTGGTGTTCACCAGCCTGACCAAGGAGGCACTGCCCATCATCCGCTACCGCACCCGCGACCTCACCCAGCTTCTGCCGGGCACGGCGCGCAGCATGCGGCGCATGGGCAAGATTACCGGCCGCTCGGACGACATGCTGATCATCCGCGGCGTCAACGTCTTCCCGACCCAGATCGAGGAACTGATCCTCAAGGATTACCGCCTCGCCCCCCATTACCAGTTGGAAGTCACCCGCGACGGCCATCTGGATTCAGTGGCGGTCAATGTGGAGGTGCGGGCCGACCAGCCCTATGACGACAGCGCCCTGGAGGCCGCGTCCAAGGACCTGCAGCACCACATCAAGTCCTATATCGGCATCAGCACCAAGGTGAACGTCCTGGCGCCCAACTCCATCGAGCGCTCCATGGGCAAGGCCCGGCGCGTCATCGACAAGCGGCCCAAGGCGTAA
- a CDS encoding MgtC/SapB family protein, which translates to MNPQHLEIALHLGSAWAAGSLVGAERSFHGRPAGFRTHALVCVASALLMLVTVYQWEWLGVVPLETVRTDPTRMAQGIMTGIGFLGAGVIFKEGLTVRGLTTAASIWMTAALGILFGIGFYYPALLATGVTVATLALFRMVEYRMPSQFYAHHLLRFARDRAMPEGELRGLIQGHGFTISNMSYRLCEGGDVFEYKMVIRTADRDNVERLVEGLRGLADVLEFRVSPTGD; encoded by the coding sequence ATGAACCCGCAGCATCTGGAAATCGCTCTCCATCTGGGCAGCGCCTGGGCCGCCGGCAGCCTGGTGGGGGCGGAGCGCAGCTTTCACGGCCGTCCCGCCGGATTTCGCACCCACGCCCTGGTCTGCGTCGCCTCCGCCTTGCTGATGCTGGTGACCGTCTACCAATGGGAATGGCTGGGCGTGGTGCCCCTGGAGACGGTGCGCACCGATCCCACCCGCATGGCCCAGGGCATCATGACCGGCATCGGCTTCCTGGGGGCTGGGGTGATCTTCAAGGAAGGGCTGACGGTGCGTGGCCTGACCACCGCCGCCTCCATCTGGATGACCGCCGCCTTGGGAATTCTGTTCGGGATCGGGTTCTACTATCCGGCGTTGCTGGCTACGGGAGTGACGGTGGCGACCCTGGCGCTGTTCCGCATGGTGGAATACCGCATGCCGTCGCAGTTCTACGCCCACCACCTGCTGCGCTTTGCCCGCGACAGGGCCATGCCCGAGGGTGAATTGCGCGGCCTGATCCAAGGCCACGGCTTCACCATCTCCAACATGAGTTACCGCCTGTGCGAGGGCGGCGACGTGTTCGAATACAAAATGGTGATCCGCACCGCCGACCGCGACAACGTCGAACGGCTGGTGGAAGGATTGCGCGGGCTGGCCGACGTGCTGGAGTTCCGGGTCTCGCCCACCGGGGATTGA
- the bioB gene encoding biotin synthase BioB: MTAQAALATAANDGELRHDWSAEEIEALFALPFNDLMFEAQKVHRAHFDANRVQVSRLISIKTGSCPEDCSYCPQSAHYATGLEKEKLLAVEEVVESARQAKEEGASRFCMGAAWRGPKGDDFEVAVAMIEGVKALGMETCATFGLLDKWQAQRLKEAGLDYYNHNIDTSPEHYSEVITTRTFQDRLDTLDVVRDAGLHVCSGGIVGLGETRTDRARMIQTLANMPKHPDSVPINLLIPIQGTPLADAERPDSFDFIRTIAVARITMPKSFVRLSAGREGMTEEMQALCFLAGANSVFCGQKLLTAKNAAPGKDKSLFGKLGLQPM; the protein is encoded by the coding sequence GTGACGGCTCAGGCAGCTTTGGCGACAGCGGCGAATGACGGCGAACTCCGGCACGACTGGAGCGCCGAGGAGATCGAGGCGCTGTTCGCGCTTCCCTTCAACGATCTGATGTTCGAGGCCCAGAAGGTCCACCGCGCCCATTTCGACGCCAACCGCGTCCAGGTGTCGCGGCTGATCTCCATCAAGACCGGCTCGTGCCCCGAGGATTGCTCCTATTGCCCCCAAAGCGCCCATTACGCCACGGGCCTGGAAAAAGAAAAGCTCCTGGCCGTGGAGGAGGTGGTCGAATCCGCCCGTCAGGCCAAGGAGGAGGGCGCCTCGCGCTTTTGCATGGGCGCCGCCTGGCGCGGCCCCAAGGGTGACGATTTCGAGGTGGCGGTGGCCATGATCGAGGGGGTCAAGGCGCTGGGCATGGAAACCTGCGCCACCTTTGGCCTGCTGGACAAGTGGCAGGCCCAGCGCCTGAAGGAAGCGGGCCTGGACTATTACAACCACAACATCGACACCAGCCCCGAGCACTATTCCGAGGTCATCACCACCCGGACCTTCCAGGATCGCCTGGATACCCTGGACGTGGTGCGCGACGCCGGGCTGCATGTCTGTTCGGGCGGTATCGTCGGCCTGGGCGAGACCCGTACCGACCGGGCCCGCATGATCCAGACCCTGGCCAACATGCCCAAGCACCCCGACAGCGTGCCGATCAACCTGCTGATCCCCATCCAGGGCACGCCGCTGGCCGATGCCGAGCGTCCCGATTCCTTCGACTTCATCCGCACCATCGCCGTGGCGCGCATCACCATGCCGAAATCCTTCGTCCGCCTGTCGGCGGGCCGCGAAGGCATGACCGAGGAGATGCAGGCCCTGTGCTTCCTGGCCGGCGCCAATTCGGTATTCTGCGGCCAGAAGCTGCTGACCGCCAAGAACGCCGCGCCGGGCAAGGACAAGAGCCTGTTCGGCAAGCTGGGCCTTCAGCCCATGTGA
- a CDS encoding AraC family transcriptional regulator, with amino-acid sequence MSHTPSPESVRIVQFPETRVAVMTHRGDPARIGETIRRFIDWRKAHGLPPRTHATFNILHGAPDQGAPGDFRLDLCVATDRAVTEDGSGVVAGLLAGGRCAVLRHVGPDDALGAAFACLYGQWLPDSGEELRGDPPFLQRVAFFPDVPEHEAVVDIFLPLRPSNQPQV; translated from the coding sequence ATGTCCCACACCCCATCACCCGAATCGGTCCGTATCGTCCAGTTTCCCGAGACCCGGGTGGCGGTGATGACCCATCGCGGCGATCCCGCCCGGATCGGCGAAACCATCCGCCGCTTCATCGACTGGCGCAAGGCCCATGGCCTGCCGCCGCGCACTCACGCCACCTTCAATATCTTGCATGGTGCCCCGGACCAGGGGGCGCCCGGGGATTTCCGCCTGGATCTGTGCGTCGCCACCGACCGGGCGGTGACCGAGGACGGCTCCGGGGTGGTGGCGGGGCTTCTGGCCGGCGGGCGCTGCGCCGTCCTGCGCCATGTGGGTCCGGACGACGCGCTGGGGGCGGCCTTCGCCTGCCTCTACGGCCAGTGGCTGCCCGACAGCGGCGAGGAATTGCGCGGTGATCCGCCCTTTCTCCAGCGGGTGGCGTTCTTTCCCGATGTGCCCGAGCACGAGGCGGTGGTTGATATCTTTCTCCCGCTGCGCCCGAGCAACCAGCCCCAGGTCTGA
- the bioF gene encoding 8-amino-7-oxononanoate synthase — protein MKGLDDSIGRFLDGLDQAGRKRVLRPVDPLPAGRVRVGGRELVNFSSNDYLGLSRHPEVVERSRRWLNEYGAGSGASRLVTGHLAAMEALEAKIARCKQTEAALILASGWQCNASVLPALLDKALWGAEPLVFADKLIHASLHAGLELSGARRYRYRHDDLDHLESLLKAHADKEGPRFIVTETVFSMDGDVTDMAALAALASRWDAFLYVDEAHATGVLGANGFGLSPGMGAELAMGTFSKGLGSFGAYVACSARLRHYLINRASGLIYATGLPPAVLGAIDAALDLVPRLEGERTRLQMMGRRLRDGLRAAGLDTGPSASQIVPLILGDEGRTLAVAKALEDRGILGIAIRPPTVPPGTSRIRFALSAVHSDADLDRLLAAILDAVEATP, from the coding sequence ATGAAGGGCTTGGATGACAGCATCGGACGCTTCCTCGACGGCCTGGACCAGGCCGGTCGCAAGCGGGTCCTGCGCCCGGTCGACCCCCTGCCGGCCGGACGGGTCCGCGTGGGCGGGCGGGAACTGGTCAACTTCTCCTCCAACGACTATCTCGGTCTGTCGCGCCATCCGGAGGTGGTGGAGCGGTCGCGGCGCTGGCTGAACGAGTATGGCGCCGGCTCGGGCGCCTCGCGGCTGGTCACCGGCCATCTGGCCGCCATGGAGGCGCTGGAGGCCAAGATCGCCCGGTGCAAGCAAACCGAAGCCGCCCTGATCCTGGCCAGCGGCTGGCAATGCAACGCCTCGGTGCTGCCCGCCCTGCTGGACAAGGCCTTGTGGGGCGCCGAGCCCCTGGTCTTCGCCGACAAGCTTATCCATGCCAGCCTGCATGCGGGACTGGAACTGTCCGGGGCGCGGCGCTATCGCTACCGCCACGATGACCTCGACCACCTGGAAAGCCTGCTGAAAGCCCATGCCGATAAGGAAGGGCCGCGCTTCATCGTCACCGAGACGGTGTTCTCCATGGATGGCGATGTCACCGACATGGCCGCCCTGGCGGCACTGGCCAGCCGCTGGGACGCCTTCCTTTATGTGGACGAGGCCCATGCCACCGGCGTCCTGGGGGCCAACGGCTTTGGCCTGTCGCCGGGCATGGGCGCCGAGCTGGCCATGGGCACCTTCTCCAAGGGTCTGGGCAGTTTCGGGGCCTATGTGGCCTGTTCCGCCCGGCTACGCCACTACCTGATCAACCGGGCCTCGGGGCTGATCTACGCCACCGGCCTGCCGCCGGCCGTGCTGGGCGCCATCGACGCCGCCCTGGATCTGGTGCCGCGCCTGGAGGGCGAGCGCACCCGGCTGCAGATGATGGGCCGGCGCCTGCGCGACGGGCTGCGGGCGGCGGGGCTGGATACCGGCCCCTCGGCCAGCCAGATCGTGCCCCTCATCCTGGGCGACGAGGGCCGCACCCTGGCGGTAGCCAAGGCGCTGGAGGACCGGGGCATTCTGGGCATCGCCATCCGCCCGCCCACCGTGCCGCCCGGCACCAGCCGCATCCGCTTCGCCCTGTCGGCGGTCCATTCCGATGCCGATCTCGACCGGCTGCTGGCCGCCATCCTGGACGCCGTGGAGGCCACCCCGTGA
- a CDS encoding alpha/beta fold hydrolase, whose translation MTPPVLAVHGWGFDAGFWMPVLERLPDFRGDCVDMGFYGAPKRPKVPRPLVLAHSMGLAWALANIPRPWAGLLAVNAFPRFTRSPTFVDGVPPRLVERMLTRFDEAPQQVTADFLGRCGIDSPDTSAIAPEPLKQSLAWLGQCDERTALRMLPCPVQALAGTNDPIVPQAMSLASYAPETLVLVEGAGHLLPLTHPDWVASQVRLFAARLEA comes from the coding sequence GTGACGCCGCCCGTGCTGGCTGTGCATGGCTGGGGCTTCGACGCCGGATTCTGGATGCCGGTGCTGGAGCGCCTGCCCGATTTTCGCGGCGATTGCGTCGACATGGGCTTTTACGGCGCCCCCAAGCGTCCCAAGGTGCCGAGGCCGCTGGTCCTCGCCCATTCCATGGGGCTGGCCTGGGCGCTGGCCAATATTCCCCGGCCCTGGGCGGGGTTGCTGGCGGTCAACGCCTTTCCCCGCTTCACCCGCTCGCCCACCTTCGTGGACGGGGTGCCGCCCCGTCTGGTCGAACGCATGCTGACCCGCTTCGACGAGGCGCCCCAGCAGGTCACCGCCGACTTCCTCGGCCGCTGCGGCATCGACTCCCCCGACACCTCCGCCATCGCGCCCGAGCCGCTGAAGCAGAGCCTGGCCTGGCTGGGCCAGTGCGACGAGCGCACCGCGCTCAGGATGCTGCCCTGCCCAGTACAGGCCCTGGCCGGGACCAACGATCCCATCGTGCCCCAGGCCATGAGTCTGGCCAGCTATGCCCCGGAGACCCTGGTCCTGGTCGAGGGCGCAGGGCATCTGCTGCCGCTGACCCATCCCGACTGGGTGGCGTCGCAGGTGCGGCTCTTCGCCGCGAGGCTGGAGGCATGA
- a CDS encoding methyltransferase produces MSRKQTITKAFSAAAGTYESAARAQVWAADSLVERLGPIPTPIRALELGCGTGLLTRRLAAALPAGSRILATDLSPAMVQAASAALPALSFAVMDAEAPGVAGPFDLIASSLAAQWFTDLPATLGRLAGLLAPGGRLLLTTLGAGTFVQWKDAHRTLGLDSGIPDYPEAADLAAMLPGARVERLPLTLSYKDARNFLLCLEALGAQTPKPGHRPLSPGQVRRIITSLGSPCAMTWDILLLDYRP; encoded by the coding sequence ATGAGCCGCAAGCAGACCATCACCAAGGCCTTCTCGGCCGCCGCCGGGACCTATGAGTCCGCTGCCCGCGCCCAGGTCTGGGCCGCCGATTCCCTGGTGGAGCGGCTGGGGCCGATCCCCACCCCCATCAGGGCGCTGGAACTGGGATGCGGCACCGGCCTGCTGACCCGCCGGCTGGCCGCCGCCCTGCCCGCCGGGTCACGGATTCTGGCTACCGATCTCAGCCCCGCCATGGTCCAGGCGGCCAGCGCCGCCCTGCCCGCCCTTTCCTTCGCCGTGATGGATGCCGAGGCGCCCGGCGTGGCCGGGCCCTTCGACCTGATCGCCTCGTCCCTGGCGGCGCAATGGTTCACCGACCTGCCCGCCACCCTGGGCCGTCTGGCAGGACTTCTGGCCCCCGGGGGGAGGCTGCTGCTCACCACCTTGGGCGCGGGCACCTTCGTCCAATGGAAGGACGCCCACCGGACCCTGGGCCTGGACTCCGGTATCCCCGACTATCCCGAGGCCGCCGATCTGGCCGCCATGCTGCCCGGCGCCCGGGTGGAACGCCTGCCGCTCACCCTTTCCTACAAGGATGCCCGCAACTTCCTGCTCTGCCTGGAAGCGCTGGGCGCCCAGACCCCCAAGCCCGGTCACCGCCCGTTGTCGCCGGGACAGGTCAGGCGCATAATCACCTCCCTGGGGAGCCCCTGCGCCATGACCTGGGACATTCTGCTGCTGGATTACCGCCCATGA
- the bioD gene encoding dethiobiotin synthase — translation MRGVFVTGTDTDVGKTMVSAWLAQHWRADYWKPIQTGSTEGTDFESVARLAPAARIHPSAVVLPAPLSPHEAARREKTRIDLSSLVPPVTDRPLVVEGAGGIMVPINEVALMIDLMERLSLPAVVVARSGLGTINHTLMTLEMLRRRRVPLLGVVMNGQKNPANRQAIEHFGGVRVLAEIQPLPAVTAATIAGLPPPTFTCPGDP, via the coding sequence ATGAGGGGGGTGTTCGTCACCGGCACCGACACCGATGTGGGCAAGACCATGGTCTCCGCCTGGCTGGCCCAGCACTGGCGGGCCGATTACTGGAAGCCCATCCAGACCGGCTCGACCGAGGGCACGGATTTCGAGTCCGTGGCGCGCCTCGCCCCCGCCGCCCGCATCCACCCTTCCGCCGTGGTGCTGCCCGCCCCGCTATCTCCCCACGAAGCGGCGCGGCGGGAGAAGACCCGCATCGACCTGTCATCCCTGGTGCCGCCCGTCACCGACCGCCCCCTGGTGGTCGAGGGCGCCGGCGGCATCATGGTCCCCATCAACGAGGTCGCCCTGATGATCGACCTGATGGAGCGCCTGTCCCTGCCCGCCGTGGTGGTGGCGCGCTCGGGCCTGGGGACCATCAACCACACCCTGATGACGCTGGAAATGCTGCGCCGCCGCCGGGTCCCGCTGCTGGGCGTGGTGATGAACGGCCAGAAGAACCCGGCCAACCGTCAAGCCATCGAGCATTTCGGCGGGGTGCGGGTCCTGGCCGAGATCCAGCCGCTGCCCGCCGTCACCGCCGCCACCATTGCCGGCCTGCCTCCGCCCACCTTTACCTGTCCGGGTGACCCATGA